The segment ACCCTCGGCGTCCTCGGCGTGTACATCACGGACGATCACAGTCATGTGGTCGCACGCTACGGGCCGGGGGTGCGCCGCCGCCTCCCATTTTCCGGTGGGGTGGGGGCAGAATCGGCGGGGTGACACTCACCATCGCCGTGGACCACGAATCCACCACCGCTCCGTACGAACAGCTGCGTGCCCAGATCTCGGAGCGGGCCCGGTCGGGCAGACTGCCGGTCGGATACAAGCTGCCGACGGTACGAGGGCTCGCGGAGCAGCTGGGCCTCGCCGCGAACACGGTCGCCAAGGCGTACAAGGCGCTGGAGGCGGACGGGGTGATCGAGACGCGTGGGCGTCACGGCACCTTCGTCGCGGCCGCCGGGGACGCGGCGACCCGCCGGGCCGCCACCGCCGCCGCCCAGTACGCCGAGGAGGCCCGCCGCCTCGGTCTCAGCCGTGAGGCGGCCGAGGCGGCGCTCAGCGAAGCCCTGCGCGCCGCGTACGACAGCTGACCCGCCCGGACTTCCTCAGAGGTACAGGCCCGCCCCCGCCGTGCGGGGTTCCGGGAGCTCCGTGGGGGGCGTGCCGCGGCGCAGGGCGAACAGCTCCGCCAGCGTCGCGCCCTCGCGCGGCACGTCCTCCTCGCGTCCGAGCCACTCCACGGACTCGGCCCGGCTCAGCGGTCCCACCTCGATACGGGCCAGGCAGCGGCCCGGCCGGACCACGGCCGGGTGGAGCCGCTCCAGGTCCTCGTTGGTGGTGACGCCGACCAGGACGTTGCGCCCCTGGCCGAGCAGACCGTCCGTCAGGTTCAGCAGCCGCGACAGGGCCTGACCCGCCGTGTGCTTCGCCTCGCCCCGGATCAGCTCGTCGCAGTCCTCCAGGAGCAGCAGCCGCCAGCGCCCCTTCGCGGTGCCCTCGTCCTCCCCGATGGCGATGTCCATCAGATAGCCGACGTCGTTGAAGAGCCGCTCCGGATCGAGGACGCAGTCCACCTGGCACCAGTCCCGCCAGGACCGCGCCAGGGTCCGCAGCGCGGACGTCTTGCCCGTCCCCGGCGGGCCGTGCAGCAGCAGGAGGCGGCCGGCGATCGAGTCGGGCGTCACCTTCATCAGCCGGTCCATGGAATCGGCCACCGGCGCCGAGTAGTTGGGCCGGACCTCGTCCCAGGTCCCGGCGCTGATCTGCCGGGTCGTCCGGTGCGGGCCGCGCCGGGGGGAGACGTACCAGAACCCCATCGTCACGTTCTCCGGCTGGGGCTCCGGCTCGTCCTTGGCCCCGTCGGTGGCCTCCTTCAGGACCCGCTCGGCGAGGTCCGCGTCGGCGGCCGTGACGGTGACGTCCGCGCCCCGGTTCCAGCGGGAGATCAGCAGCGTCCAGCCCTCGCCCTCGGCGAGCACGGCGCTGCGGTCGTCGTCCTTCGCGGCCCGCAGGACCGTGGCCCCGGCGGGAAGCAGCGTCGCCTCGGGCTTGACCCGGTCCACGGTGGTGCTGTGCGAGTGGGGCTGCTCCCCGGTCGCGAAACGGCCGAGGAACAGCGCGTCCACGACGTCCGAGGGCGAGTCGCTGTCGTCGAGGTTGAGCCGGATCGGCAGCGACCGCTGCGGCTCGGACGGTACCGGTGGGGTGTCAGCCATGGCGCCCATGATCCGGCAACCGGGCATTCCGTGCACCGGGTTTTGAACGGGACCTTTCCTCGGACGGCCGCGTCCCGGAGCCGGACCAGCGGCTTCAGATCCAGTGTCCCCGCACCGCTCCCCGGGCGCGCCGCGCGAGCGCGTACCCCTTCGTCATGACCCGGTCCGCCGCGAAGTTCCGGGCGATCGCCCTGCCCTCCACGAGCCGTGTGAACTCCTCGACTCCGGTGGACCGGCGCACGGTCACCCGCTCCAGGGCGTACGGCCCCTGGCTGCGCCTGGCCAGCGCGTTGCCGACGGCGAGCGCCTGGGTGAAGCCGGCCTCCCGGACGGTCCGGCGGACCCGGCGGCTGGAGTACCCGTAGGGGTACGCGAAGGAGGCCGGGGCCGTTCCCAGTTCCTCGGCCACGATCTCCCGGCAGCGCAGCGTCTCGAACCGGAGCCGCCGGGCGTCGAGCTGGTCGAGCTGGGGGTGGGTGTGGCTGTGTCCGCCGATCTCCGTGCCCGCGTCGGCGAGTTCGCGCACCTGCGCCCAGTCGAGCATGGTGTCGAGCGCCCCGCCGGTCCCGTGCCTGCCGCGCAGCCAGCCGGTGGAGACGAAGACGGTGCTCGCGAAGGAGTGCTTGGCGAGCACCGGCAGGGCGTACCGGTGCACCCCCTCGTACCCGTCGTCGAAGGTGACGAGGAGCGGCCGCGCGGGCAGCGGCCCGCCGTCGCGCCATGCGGCGGCGAGCGCCGCTGTGGTCAGCGGGGTGAATCCCCGCTCGGCGACCACCTCCATCTGGGCCGCGAAGGCCTCGGGGGTGACGGAGAGCCCGAGGGTCGCGGGAGCGGGGTCCGGGTCGACGGCGTGGTACATGAGGACGGGTACGGCGGCGGGCCCGGCCGCGGTCTCCGTCATCGGGCCGCTCCTTCGGGAGCCCCGGCGTCGACCGGATCCGTCTCCTCGGATCCGTTCCGCTCGATCGGCCCCCAGGAGAACGTCGTCCCGCTCCTCCGGGCCCGCAGCGAACCCAGCGCGTAGCCGCCGGCCGCGACCGTCACGCCGGTCACGATCGCCCCGGCCCGGCCCGCGCCGCCGGCGCGTCCGAGCAGCGCGTCGCGCATTCCGCGCAGCACTCCGGCGGGCAACACCCGTGTGGTGTAGCGCCGTTCGGCCTCCAGGCCCTTCTGCGCGCCGACGCTGCGGGCGACGAGCGCCTTGGAGAGGCCCTCGGCGTAGACCCGGGTGCGGAAGTAGCCGAAGCGCCGGCGGGCGGCGGGCACCTTGTGGTGGATGACCGCGCGGTCGTCGATGAGCAGGATCGCCTCGGGCAGCGCCTTCGAGAGCCGGATGCACAGTTCGGTCTCCTCGCCGCCGAGGGGCCGCCGGTCGCCGTCCCGCCCGATGCCGGTGGCGAATCCGCCGGCCGCGTCGAAGGCCGTACGGCGGAAGGAGGCGTTGCCGCCGAGCACGTTGCGCACGGGGACGCGGCCCGGGGGCAGGCCCCGGTAGGTGCAGCCGACGACCCAGTCGAACTCCTCCGGGAACCAGGCCGGGCGGCCGCCGGACTCCCAGGCGGGCAGGGTCCGGCCGCCGACGGCCATGACG is part of the Streptomyces sp. NBC_00250 genome and harbors:
- a CDS encoding glycosyltransferase family 2 protein, producing MNDRTSPHGFSVVICVYTEERWEDILAAVDSVQKQSLPALETLLVVDHNERLLSRLTEEYAEQRLGGEVRVLANAGPRGLSAGRNTGIAAARGEFVAFLDDDAVAERDWLHHFAAAYDDPRVMAVGGRTLPAWESGGRPAWFPEEFDWVVGCTYRGLPPGRVPVRNVLGGNASFRRTAFDAAGGFATGIGRDGDRRPLGGEETELCIRLSKALPEAILLIDDRAVIHHKVPAARRRFGYFRTRVYAEGLSKALVARSVGAQKGLEAERRYTTRVLPAGVLRGMRDALLGRAGGAGRAGAIVTGVTVAAGGYALGSLRARRSGTTFSWGPIERNGSEETDPVDAGAPEGAAR
- a CDS encoding DUF5925 domain-containing protein, translated to MGAMADTPPVPSEPQRSLPIRLNLDDSDSPSDVVDALFLGRFATGEQPHSHSTTVDRVKPEATLLPAGATVLRAAKDDDRSAVLAEGEGWTLLISRWNRGADVTVTAADADLAERVLKEATDGAKDEPEPQPENVTMGFWYVSPRRGPHRTTRQISAGTWDEVRPNYSAPVADSMDRLMKVTPDSIAGRLLLLHGPPGTGKTSALRTLARSWRDWCQVDCVLDPERLFNDVGYLMDIAIGEDEGTAKGRWRLLLLEDCDELIRGEAKHTAGQALSRLLNLTDGLLGQGRNVLVGVTTNEDLERLHPAVVRPGRCLARIEVGPLSRAESVEWLGREEDVPREGATLAELFALRRGTPPTELPEPRTAGAGLYL
- a CDS encoding GntR family transcriptional regulator, with product MTLTIAVDHESTTAPYEQLRAQISERARSGRLPVGYKLPTVRGLAEQLGLAANTVAKAYKALEADGVIETRGRHGTFVAAAGDAATRRAATAAAQYAEEARRLGLSREAAEAALSEALRAAYDS
- a CDS encoding polysaccharide deacetylase family protein; this translates as MTETAAGPAAVPVLMYHAVDPDPAPATLGLSVTPEAFAAQMEVVAERGFTPLTTAALAAAWRDGGPLPARPLLVTFDDGYEGVHRYALPVLAKHSFASTVFVSTGWLRGRHGTGGALDTMLDWAQVRELADAGTEIGGHSHTHPQLDQLDARRLRFETLRCREIVAEELGTAPASFAYPYGYSSRRVRRTVREAGFTQALAVGNALARRSQGPYALERVTVRRSTGVEEFTRLVEGRAIARNFAADRVMTKGYALARRARGAVRGHWI